From the genome of Pseudoxanthomonas sp., one region includes:
- a CDS encoding GNAT family N-acetyltransferase, with protein MSLLITRATVDDVDTIAPLFDRYRIFYGKPSDPGLARDFIRARVTRGESVILSASLEGDAVGFVQLYPAFSSVSAGHVWILNDLLVLPEARRHGVARALLSAAADFARADGALRLELETDHDNANAQALYRAMGWTPYDGTLRFRLPL; from the coding sequence ATGAGCCTCCTGATCACCCGTGCCACCGTCGATGATGTCGACACCATCGCGCCGCTGTTCGACCGCTACCGCATCTTCTACGGCAAGCCATCGGACCCGGGACTGGCGCGGGACTTCATCCGGGCGCGCGTGACGCGCGGCGAATCGGTCATCCTGTCGGCGTCACTCGAAGGCGATGCGGTCGGTTTCGTCCAGCTTTATCCCGCGTTCTCTTCCGTCAGCGCAGGACACGTCTGGATCCTCAACGATCTGCTGGTGCTGCCGGAGGCGCGCCGCCACGGCGTCGCCCGCGCGCTGCTGTCGGCCGCCGCTGACTTCGCCCGCGCCGATGGCGCACTGCGGCTGGAACTGGAAACCGACCACGACAACGCCAACGCACAGGCGCTTTACCGCGCCATGGGCTGGACACCATACGACGGCACCCTGCGCTTCCGGCTGCCGCTCTGA
- the prfA gene encoding peptide chain release factor 1, producing MTPTLRRKLEALAERREELERLLADPDVIGDSDRFRSFSREFSQLEPVATAMAEEKRAQADLAAARAMRGDPELAELADEEIAAAEQRLAQLDEELMLLLLPKDHRDDGNLFLEVRAGTGGDEAAIFAGDLFRMYARYAERQGWKVEIESDSPGEHGGYKEIVARVVGRGAYSKLKFESGTHRVQRVPETESQGRIHTSAATVAIIPDVDEVDDIVINPADLKVDTFRSSGAGGQHVNKTESAIRITHVPSGVVVECQTERSQHANRDKAMKRLKAQLLDAERSKQQAAQAETRKLQVGSGDRSQRIRTYNFPQGRITDHRVDGLTLYDLPNIIQGNLDELIDRLSREHLADELARLTEAA from the coding sequence ATGACGCCGACGCTGCGCCGTAAGCTCGAAGCGCTGGCCGAACGCCGGGAAGAACTGGAACGCCTGCTCGCCGACCCCGACGTGATCGGCGACAGCGATCGCTTCCGCAGCTTCTCGCGCGAGTTCTCCCAACTGGAGCCGGTCGCCACCGCCATGGCGGAGGAAAAGCGTGCACAGGCCGACCTGGCCGCCGCGCGCGCGATGCGCGGCGATCCGGAGCTGGCAGAACTGGCCGACGAGGAGATCGCCGCCGCCGAACAGCGGCTGGCGCAGCTCGACGAAGAACTGATGCTGCTGCTCCTGCCGAAGGACCATCGCGACGACGGCAACCTGTTCCTCGAAGTCCGCGCCGGCACCGGTGGCGACGAGGCCGCGATCTTCGCCGGCGACCTGTTCCGCATGTATGCGCGTTATGCCGAACGGCAGGGCTGGAAGGTCGAGATCGAATCGGACAGTCCCGGCGAGCATGGCGGCTACAAGGAGATCGTGGCGCGCGTGGTCGGCCGCGGTGCCTATTCCAAGCTCAAGTTCGAGTCCGGCACCCACCGCGTGCAGCGCGTGCCGGAAACCGAATCGCAGGGCCGCATCCACACCTCGGCGGCGACGGTGGCGATCATCCCGGACGTGGACGAAGTGGACGACATCGTCATCAACCCGGCCGACCTGAAGGTGGACACGTTCCGTTCGTCCGGCGCCGGTGGCCAGCACGTCAACAAGACCGAGTCCGCCATCCGCATCACCCACGTGCCCAGCGGCGTGGTGGTGGAATGCCAGACCGAGCGCAGCCAGCACGCCAACCGCGACAAGGCGATGAAGCGGTTGAAGGCGCAGCTGCTCGATGCCGAGCGCAGCAAACAGCAGGCCGCGCAGGCGGAGACACGCAAGCTGCAGGTCGGCAGTGGCGATCGCAGCCAGCGCATCCGCACCTACAACTTCCCGCAGGGCCGCATCACCGACCACCGGGTCGACGGCCTGACGCTGTACGACCTGCCCAATATCATCCAGGGCAACCTGGACGAGCTGATCGACCGGCTGAGCCGCGAGCATCTGGCCGATGAACTGGCGCGCCTGACGGAAGCGGCCTGA
- the hemA gene encoding glutamyl-tRNA reductase yields MTLWVLGLNHQTAPVDLRERVAFDAGTVPHALSSLRALPDVMEAALLSTCNRTELYAVAEDGDVLASWLATHAEGLEGYLYRHRDADAVRHLFRVATGLDSMVLGEPQILGQVKDAWATAREHGALGNRLDRLFQQTFAVAKRARTDTRVGANPVSVASTAVRLAQNSFARLSESTVLLVGAGETIELAAKHLSEGKVRRLLVANRTLAHAQELATRHGGYALPLTELERHLAEADVVFSATAAREPVVLQAQVAAALAKRKHKPMLLFDLAVPRDIEASVAELRDAYLYTVDDLERAVEDNRRSRREAADAAEAIIDVQVGRFMESLLAGSRQEPLKRLRALGESTREDVLAKARQQLANGREPEQVLEFLAHTLTNRLLHPPTAALREAAMSGDAELTRAADRLFPAQPPYSHLKKDDDADAAP; encoded by the coding sequence ATGACGTTGTGGGTCCTCGGACTGAACCACCAGACCGCGCCGGTCGACCTGCGCGAACGGGTGGCATTCGACGCCGGCACGGTGCCGCATGCGTTGTCGTCGCTGCGGGCGCTGCCCGACGTGATGGAGGCCGCCCTGCTCTCCACCTGCAACCGTACCGAGCTGTATGCGGTGGCCGAGGATGGCGACGTGCTCGCAAGCTGGCTGGCGACCCATGCGGAAGGCCTGGAGGGCTACCTCTACCGCCACCGCGATGCCGACGCCGTGCGCCACCTGTTCCGGGTCGCGACAGGACTGGATTCCATGGTCCTCGGCGAGCCGCAGATCCTCGGCCAGGTGAAGGACGCCTGGGCCACGGCGCGCGAACACGGCGCGCTGGGCAACCGCCTGGACCGCCTGTTCCAGCAGACCTTTGCCGTGGCCAAGCGCGCACGCACCGACACCCGCGTCGGCGCGAATCCGGTCTCGGTCGCCTCCACTGCCGTGCGGCTGGCGCAGAACTCGTTCGCCCGCCTCAGCGAGTCGACCGTGCTGCTGGTCGGCGCCGGCGAGACCATCGAACTGGCCGCCAAGCACCTGAGCGAAGGCAAGGTGCGCCGGCTGCTGGTCGCCAACCGCACGCTGGCGCATGCGCAGGAACTGGCCACCCGCCACGGTGGTTACGCGCTGCCGTTGACCGAACTGGAACGCCACCTGGCCGAAGCCGATGTGGTGTTTTCGGCCACCGCCGCGCGCGAACCGGTCGTCCTGCAGGCGCAGGTCGCCGCCGCACTGGCCAAGCGCAAGCACAAGCCCATGCTGCTGTTCGACCTGGCCGTGCCGCGCGACATCGAAGCCTCGGTGGCCGAACTGCGCGATGCCTACCTCTACACCGTCGACGACCTGGAACGCGCCGTCGAGGACAACCGCCGCAGCCGGCGCGAAGCCGCCGACGCCGCCGAGGCGATCATCGACGTGCAGGTCGGCCGCTTCATGGAAAGCCTGCTCGCCGGTTCCCGCCAGGAGCCGCTCAAGCGCCTGCGCGCGCTGGGCGAGTCCACGCGCGAGGACGTGCTGGCGAAGGCACGCCAGCAACTCGCCAACGGCCGCGAGCCGGAGCAGGTGCTGGAATTCCTGGCGCACACGCTGACCAACCGCCTGCTGCATCCGCCGACCGCCGCCCTGCGCGAGGCGGCGATGAGCGGCGATGCGGAACTGACCCGCGCGGCGGATCGCCTGTTTCCGGCGCAGCCGCCCTACTCCCACCTGAAGAAAGACGATGACGCCGACGCTGCGCCGTAA